The Mesomycoplasma ovipneumoniae genome window below encodes:
- a CDS encoding acetate/propionate family kinase, translating into MKSKILVINAGSSSIKWQIFEKDTLDLLGVGLIERIGLQEGKIKMTFDEKSYNLSKDFPTHSDALESQIQLWKDNNLVQNLEEFELVGFRIVHGGASFNAPARLDDSAIAKIEEAAKFAPLHNPGALATISAIKKLLPWAKLSASFDTAFHASIPKVNYTYPINTQIANKYGIRKYGFHGISHKYITTQVEKIYNSDSVNFVNMHIGNGISLCAVKDSASVDTSMGMTPLAGVAMGTRSGDIDPSILTYLGTTAHFSFTDLDTLLNKQSGLLGLSNVSSDLRDVISAADNGNQDASFALEVYVQKIVDYLINYINKVGKNIKALVFTGGVGENSALIRASVIAKIQLPKLNLVLDQELNSRPIPEFGAIEKISAPESDLDIFVIKTNEELLIAKNALKVWN; encoded by the coding sequence ATGAAGAGTAAAATTTTAGTTATAAACGCTGGTTCATCCTCAATTAAATGACAAATTTTTGAAAAAGATACATTAGATTTGCTCGGAGTTGGTCTAATCGAAAGAATTGGACTTCAAGAAGGCAAAATCAAAATGACATTTGACGAAAAAAGCTACAACTTGAGCAAAGATTTTCCGACTCATTCAGATGCCTTAGAGAGTCAAATTCAACTTTGAAAAGACAATAATTTAGTCCAAAACCTAGAAGAATTTGAGCTTGTCGGATTTCGAATTGTTCACGGGGGCGCAAGTTTTAATGCTCCAGCTCGCCTTGATGATTCAGCAATAGCAAAAATTGAAGAAGCAGCAAAATTTGCACCTTTGCACAATCCAGGGGCGCTTGCAACTATTAGCGCTATTAAAAAATTACTTCCTTGAGCAAAATTATCAGCAAGTTTTGACACCGCTTTTCACGCAAGTATCCCTAAAGTTAATTACACATATCCAATTAATACCCAAATAGCAAACAAGTACGGAATAAGAAAATACGGATTTCACGGCATTTCTCACAAATATATAACAACACAAGTTGAAAAAATCTATAATTCTGATTCAGTTAATTTTGTAAACATGCACATTGGGAATGGGATTTCTTTGTGCGCTGTTAAAGATTCGGCTTCAGTTGATACTTCAATGGGAATGACACCACTTGCTGGTGTTGCCATGGGAACCCGAAGCGGTGATATAGACCCCTCAATTTTAACCTACCTAGGAACAACAGCTCATTTTTCCTTCACTGATTTAGACACACTTTTAAACAAACAATCAGGACTTTTAGGACTTTCAAACGTTTCTTCTGACCTTCGGGATGTCATTTCTGCTGCAGACAACGGTAATCAAGATGCAAGTTTTGCCCTTGAAGTTTATGTGCAAAAAATTGTCGACTATCTAATTAATTATATTAATAAGGTTGGTAAAAACATTAAAGCTTTAGTTTTTACCGGTGGGGTAGGCGAAAATTCAGCACTAATTCGCGCTTCGGTAATTGCAAAAATTCAATTACCGAAGTTGAATTTAGTTCTTGATCAAGAACTAAATTCAAGACCAATTCCAGAATTTGGAGCTATTGAAAAAATTTCAGCACCAGAATCAGATCTTGACATTTTCGTAATCAAAACAAACGAAGAACTGTTAATAGCAAAAAACGCGCTCAAAGTTTGAAACTAA
- a CDS encoding phosphate acetyltransferase: MTYQNYLELRLKQQNETKSLRSVLIIDGHDERAIQAAQQLKAKNLVRPILLVDELYENLEIDQYLVDEEEKQTFIQQFLKIRKNKETLESAVAQFDSNAFYGTMLLRNKKVDAVIGGLNYPTAEILRAAFKIIGPKPDIKTISSVMIMHRGDEKYLFSDISVNILPNETQLADIAKNALDFAIQLGFDPKPAFLSFSTKGSAKSPQSDAVSRAVKMFNATSPIEAYGEIQLDAALDYKVRRQKYGENVATNANVLIFPNLDAGNIGYKIAQRLGGFGAIGPIITGIAAPINDLSRGATVEDVFYTALISALQVEKDK, translated from the coding sequence ATGACATACCAAAATTATCTTGAATTACGACTAAAACAACAAAATGAAACTAAAAGTCTACGTTCAGTTTTAATTATTGACGGACATGATGAACGGGCAATTCAAGCTGCTCAGCAATTAAAAGCTAAAAATTTAGTTAGACCAATTTTACTTGTTGACGAATTATATGAGAATCTTGAAATCGACCAATATTTAGTTGACGAAGAAGAAAAACAAACTTTTATACAACAATTTTTAAAAATCCGTAAAAACAAAGAAACATTAGAATCAGCTGTCGCCCAATTTGATTCTAATGCATTTTACGGTACAATGCTCCTTCGAAACAAAAAAGTTGACGCTGTAATAGGCGGGCTTAATTATCCAACTGCAGAAATTCTTCGAGCTGCATTCAAAATTATCGGACCAAAACCAGATATTAAAACAATTTCTTCCGTAATGATAATGCATCGAGGTGATGAAAAATACTTATTTAGTGATATCTCGGTAAATATTTTACCAAACGAAACTCAATTAGCTGATATTGCTAAAAACGCACTTGACTTTGCAATTCAACTTGGATTTGACCCTAAACCAGCCTTTTTATCATTTTCAACAAAAGGATCAGCCAAATCACCTCAATCTGATGCCGTATCTAGAGCTGTAAAAATGTTCAATGCGACCTCACCAATTGAAGCTTATGGTGAAATTCAACTAGATGCAGCTCTTGACTATAAAGTACGCCGCCAAAAATATGGTGAAAATGTTGCTACAAATGCGAATGTTTTAATTTTTCCAAATCTTGATGCCGGAAATATTGGTTACAAGATTGCTCAAAGACTTGGTGGCTTTGGTGCAATAGGACCAATAATCACCGGAATTGCCGCTCCTATTAATGACTTATCACGTGGAGCAACAGTTGAAGATGTTTTCTACACCGCACTAATTAGCGCACTTCAAGTTGAAAAGGATAAATAA
- a CDS encoding IS3 family transposase: MKQYKFTIEDKFKYIKIAESKGLKNAILHFAEEFREIYKSKSKSKYARKEWMLHIYANNLIRNWQKKFYNNDMKSLISTRGKIKSPRKPKKKYTINDLSENDRGIYQEIVESVLRKSGIDPAIILEELKKRKQEQQQDKKKIENSTRICSVFKVNRTSIYEKIREKKPPKKMTYDEKLLEWIRENFYLYRKVKGRDVLYNIYISQGNYVSTYVFQKHYEFLGLKSIAYKKQGKPAPKEKKFTRIWAEDHIKGDFSSENFGEKWFADIKFIKINNEWFYLHSIIEIKSNYLLNFSISKTRFAEETINLVKETIKKYKIKPKFFHSDHGVEYANYKFANFLKQNGIQQSMSPKGNALANRPIEYFYAVFQRELLNIEGENFENVAIAYQKISEFIDWYNNERPQGCLSYKTPSYYMR; this comes from the coding sequence ATGAAACAATACAAATTCACAATTGAAGACAAATTTAAATACATTAAAATTGCCGAATCTAAAGGGTTAAAAAACGCAATTTTGCATTTTGCTGAAGAATTTAGAGAAATTTACAAAAGCAAATCGAAAAGTAAATATGCACGTAAAGAATGAATGTTGCATATATATGCCAATAATTTGATAAGAAATTGGCAAAAAAAGTTTTATAATAATGATATGAAAAGTTTGATAAGTACTCGTGGAAAAATCAAATCTCCGCGTAAACCAAAAAAGAAATATACAATTAACGATCTTTCTGAAAATGATCGTGGAATTTATCAAGAAATAGTGGAGAGTGTTCTTAGAAAATCCGGGATTGACCCCGCAATTATTCTTGAGGAACTCAAAAAACGAAAGCAAGAACAACAACAAGATAAAAAGAAAATCGAAAATTCCACTAGAATTTGTAGTGTTTTTAAGGTTAATCGCACTTCGATTTATGAGAAAATAAGGGAGAAAAAACCACCAAAGAAAATGACTTATGATGAAAAATTACTTGAGTGAATTCGTGAAAATTTCTATTTGTATCGAAAGGTAAAAGGCCGCGACGTCCTATATAATATTTACATAAGTCAGGGAAATTATGTATCCACGTACGTTTTTCAAAAGCACTACGAATTTTTAGGATTAAAATCAATTGCTTATAAAAAGCAAGGAAAACCAGCGCCAAAAGAGAAAAAGTTTACACGAATTTGGGCTGAAGATCATATCAAAGGTGACTTTTCCTCAGAAAATTTTGGTGAAAAATGGTTTGCTGATATTAAATTTATCAAAATTAACAACGAATGATTTTACCTACACTCAATTATTGAAATAAAATCCAATTACTTGCTCAATTTTTCAATTTCTAAAACAAGATTTGCAGAAGAAACTATAAACTTAGTAAAAGAAACAATCAAAAAGTATAAAATTAAACCAAAATTTTTCCATTCAGATCATGGCGTGGAATATGCGAACTACAAATTTGCTAATTTTTTAAAGCAAAATGGTATCCAACAATCAATGTCACCAAAAGGAAATGCCCTTGCAAACCGTCCTATTGAATATTTTTATGCGGTTTTTCAACGAGAATTGCTTAATATTGAGGGCGAAAATTTTGAAAATGTGGCTATTGCTTATCAAAAAATAAGTGAATTTATTGATTGGTATAACAATGAAAGGCCTCAAGGTTGCTTATCATATAAAACTCCAAGTTATTATATGAGGTAA
- a CDS encoding APC family permease, which produces MKIQSARKLGFFAALSMLVGSVVGIGIFFKNNSIAATTNNNGYAWLFAWIIGGIISLFAAISFSEISFLKQTKLNGLANWSYQIGGKKSGYFVLFSYGFYYLGMLSLILGIYSSEITIWFIETASDSTFSFPFWAHILLGTFFTILFVITNYVSVKFSGYIALVSTVLKFVPLIVAVFAGIFFPTTHNAGGSSAFEVTEKNSFDFSKLILALPAVLFAYDSFLSVGSIHNKVQKASKRVPLIIIAGMILIVTVYTLIGLSSALHNKGTISDLIRDVFPADAARGINIFVAFFLLISTYGVTNSLNAAFVNQVRDLVKLNAIVGAYSLKKKYSNEKATIFYLFITLLFWALVIYIPSLAIKLPKKDGLGTGYGSDVIVDSMSNFPSLIFFGLYMAIIVAYSRKKIKYPNSIERKINPKLYWISAIISSGLILIAIVAFIYSQIYAVATQANSSSGAGVFATNGLMLTNIGSFLIFITQILIFVSFPYINYFLISKVDKFDLFDNFDSAKIEKSD; this is translated from the coding sequence ATGAAAATTCAAAGCGCCCGAAAACTTGGTTTTTTTGCAGCCTTATCAATGCTTGTTGGCTCAGTTGTTGGAATCGGAATTTTTTTCAAAAATAATAGCATCGCAGCAACCACTAATAACAATGGCTATGCTTGACTTTTTGCTTGAATTATTGGAGGAATAATTTCGCTTTTTGCTGCAATTAGTTTTTCTGAAATTAGCTTTTTAAAACAAACCAAACTAAATGGGCTAGCAAACTGGTCCTACCAAATTGGCGGCAAAAAAAGTGGTTATTTTGTCTTATTTAGTTATGGATTTTATTATTTAGGAATGCTAAGCCTAATTTTAGGAATCTATTCGTCTGAAATTACAATTTGGTTTATTGAGACAGCTAGTGATTCGACTTTCTCATTTCCGTTTTGAGCACACATATTATTAGGTACTTTTTTTACTATTTTGTTTGTAATAACAAATTATGTTTCTGTTAAATTTTCCGGATATATTGCCCTTGTTTCAACAGTTTTAAAATTTGTCCCATTAATTGTTGCCGTCTTTGCTGGAATTTTCTTCCCGACAACTCATAATGCCGGCGGTTCTAGTGCTTTTGAAGTAACTGAAAAAAATAGTTTTGATTTTTCAAAATTAATTCTTGCACTTCCAGCGGTTTTATTTGCTTATGATTCATTTCTTTCAGTTGGTTCAATTCACAATAAGGTTCAAAAAGCAAGTAAAAGAGTCCCTTTGATTATTATAGCGGGAATGATTTTGATTGTTACTGTTTATACTCTTATTGGTTTATCATCAGCACTGCATAATAAAGGAACAATTTCAGATCTAATTAGGGACGTTTTCCCAGCTGATGCAGCCCGTGGTATTAATATTTTTGTGGCATTTTTCCTTTTGATTTCAACATACGGGGTAACTAATTCTTTAAATGCAGCATTTGTAAATCAAGTTAGAGATCTTGTAAAATTAAATGCAATTGTTGGAGCTTATAGTTTAAAAAAGAAATATTCTAACGAAAAAGCTACAATTTTTTATCTTTTTATTACATTATTGTTTTGGGCACTTGTTATTTATATCCCTTCGCTAGCAATTAAACTTCCAAAAAAGGATGGATTAGGAACTGGGTATGGTAGTGATGTTATTGTTGATTCGATGTCCAATTTCCCTTCACTAATTTTCTTTGGTCTATATATGGCAATTATTGTCGCCTATTCACGCAAAAAAATAAAGTATCCTAATTCAATTGAGCGTAAAATTAACCCAAAATTATATTGAATTTCGGCAATAATTTCTTCAGGTTTAATTCTAATTGCCATTGTTGCCTTTATTTATTCACAAATTTATGCCGTTGCAACGCAAGCTAATTCTTCTTCTGGTGCTGGAGTTTTTGCTACTAATGGTTTAATGCTTACAAATATCGGTAGTTTTCTAATTTTTATTACACAAATATTGATATTTGTTTCTTTCCCTTATATTAATTACTTCTTAATCTCTAAAGTTGATAAATTTGATTTGTTTGATAATTTTGACTCAGCTAAAATTGAAAAATCTGACTAA